A stretch of the Sulfuritortus calidifontis genome encodes the following:
- the thrC gene encoding threonine synthase, whose translation MKYVSTRGQSPAQTFSEILLGGLAPDGGLYLPERYPQFTKADLQRMRGMNYRELAFEVLSRFADDIPAADLKAIIDKTYTAEVYGFGRSDSDFSQITPVRKLEDGLYILELSNGPTLAFKDMAMQLLGNLFEYALARAGQDINILGATSGDTGSAAEYAMRGKKNVRVFMLSPLEGMTRFQQAQMYSLQDANIHNIVVRGVFDDCQDIVKAVSNDLEFKARYRIGAVNSINWGRVSAQVVYYFKAYFAATKSNDEEVAFSVPSGNFGNACAGHVARMMGLPIRQIIVATNENDVLDEFFQTGVYRPRTSGETQHTSSPSMDISKASNFERFIADLTGRDYAKVTELWQAVDRGASFDLKPAGLFDKVKGYGLVSGHSSHADRMATIRQVWDKYGVMIDTHTADGLKVGLERREAGVKLICLETALPAKFEDAIREALGREPERPQSLANLEALPQRYEVLDADTEAVKNLIAAHAND comes from the coding sequence ATGAAGTACGTCAGCACCCGCGGCCAGTCGCCCGCGCAAACCTTCAGTGAAATCCTGCTCGGCGGCCTGGCCCCGGACGGCGGCCTCTACCTGCCCGAGCGGTACCCGCAGTTCACCAAAGCGGATCTTCAACGCATGCGCGGCATGAACTATCGGGAGCTGGCCTTCGAGGTGCTGTCGCGCTTTGCCGACGACATCCCCGCCGCCGATCTCAAGGCCATCATCGACAAGACCTACACCGCCGAGGTCTACGGCTTCGGCCGCAGTGACTCCGACTTCAGCCAGATCACCCCAGTGCGCAAGCTGGAGGACGGCCTCTACATCCTGGAGCTGTCCAACGGTCCGACCCTGGCCTTCAAGGACATGGCCATGCAGTTGCTCGGCAACCTGTTCGAGTATGCCTTGGCCCGCGCCGGCCAGGACATCAACATCCTCGGCGCCACCTCGGGCGACACCGGCTCGGCCGCCGAATACGCCATGCGCGGCAAGAAGAACGTGCGGGTGTTCATGCTCTCGCCGCTGGAGGGTATGACCCGCTTCCAGCAGGCCCAGATGTACAGCCTGCAGGACGCCAATATCCACAACATCGTGGTGCGCGGCGTGTTCGACGATTGCCAGGACATCGTCAAGGCGGTGTCCAACGACCTCGAGTTCAAGGCGCGCTATCGCATCGGCGCGGTCAACTCCATCAACTGGGGCCGGGTCTCGGCCCAGGTGGTCTACTACTTCAAGGCCTATTTCGCCGCCACGAAGTCGAACGACGAAGAAGTCGCTTTCTCGGTGCCCTCGGGCAACTTCGGCAATGCCTGTGCCGGTCACGTCGCTCGCATGATGGGCCTGCCCATCCGCCAGATCATCGTCGCCACCAACGAGAACGATGTGCTCGACGAGTTCTTCCAGACCGGTGTCTACCGGCCGCGCACCTCGGGCGAAACCCAGCATACCTCCAGCCCGTCGATGGACATCTCCAAGGCCTCTAACTTCGAGCGTTTCATCGCCGACCTGACCGGCCGTGATTACGCCAAGGTGACCGAGCTGTGGCAGGCGGTCGACCGCGGCGCCAGCTTCGATCTCAAGCCCGCCGGCCTGTTCGACAAGGTGAAGGGGTATGGCCTGGTTTCGGGCCACAGCAGCCATGCCGACCGCATGGCCACCATCCGCCAGGTCTGGGACAAGTACGGTGTGATGATCGACACCCACACCGCCGATGGCCTCAAGGTCGGCCTGGAGCGGCGCGAGGCCGGAGTGAAGCTGATCTGCCTGGAAACCGCCTTGCCGGCCAAGTTCGAGGATGCCATCCGCGAGGCCCTGGGCAGGGAACCGGAGCGCCCGCAGAGCCTGGCCAATCTGGAAGCGCTGCCGCAGCGCTATGAAGTACTCGACGCCGATACCGAGGCGGTGAAAAACCTTATCGCGGCGCACGCGAACGATTGA
- the yrfG gene encoding GMP/IMP nucleotidase produces MIDWRGVDTVLLDMDGTLLDLHYDNHFWQVYVPEKYAERHGLPPDEAHAECFRRYNAKAGTLDWYCVDYWSEQFQLDIVALKEEVAHLIAVHPDVPEFLQAARSAGKRVVLVTNAHHKSLNLKMQRTGLDVHFDAIHSSHEFGLAKENPGFWARLQAVELFDPARSLLVDDSLPVLRSARGYGIAHLLAVYQPDTRLPEKDVGEFTAIRRFGEIMPVQAKAA; encoded by the coding sequence GTGATCGACTGGCGGGGGGTCGACACCGTCCTGCTCGACATGGACGGTACCCTGCTCGACCTGCATTACGACAACCATTTCTGGCAGGTCTATGTCCCGGAGAAATACGCCGAGCGGCACGGCCTGCCGCCCGACGAGGCGCATGCCGAGTGCTTTCGCCGCTACAACGCCAAGGCCGGCACCCTTGACTGGTATTGCGTGGACTACTGGAGCGAGCAGTTCCAACTCGACATCGTTGCGCTCAAGGAAGAGGTCGCCCACCTGATCGCGGTGCATCCGGACGTGCCGGAATTCCTGCAAGCGGCACGCTCAGCCGGCAAGCGGGTGGTGTTGGTGACCAATGCCCACCACAAGAGCCTCAACCTCAAGATGCAGCGCACCGGCCTGGATGTGCATTTCGACGCCATCCACAGCTCGCATGAATTCGGCCTGGCCAAGGAGAACCCAGGCTTCTGGGCCAGGCTGCAGGCGGTGGAGCTGTTCGATCCGGCGCGCTCGCTGTTGGTCGACGACAGCCTGCCGGTGCTGCGCTCGGCGCGGGGCTATGGCATTGCCCATCTGCTGGCGGTCTACCAGCCGGATACCCGGCTGCCGGAGAAGGATGTCGGGGAATTCACCGCGATCCGCCGCTTTGGCGAGATCATGCCGGTGCAGGCCAAGGCGGCTTAG
- a CDS encoding Mth938-like domain-containing protein: MKLHLDSTAGQYAFTSYGDGYVLVNGQRHERNLLVLPDRLQPDWLIGGFEDLTGAHFEALLQFAPDLVLLGTGSRLRFPQPGLYAGLMTRGIGVEIMDLGAACRTFNFLSAEGRRVAAALII; encoded by the coding sequence ATGAAACTGCACCTCGACTCCACCGCCGGCCAGTACGCCTTCACCAGCTATGGCGACGGCTATGTCCTGGTCAACGGCCAGCGCCACGAGCGCAACCTGCTGGTCCTGCCCGACCGGCTGCAGCCGGACTGGCTGATCGGCGGCTTCGAGGATCTGACCGGGGCCCATTTCGAGGCCTTGCTCCAGTTCGCACCCGACCTGGTCCTGCTCGGCACCGGCAGCCGGTTGCGCTTTCCCCAGCCCGGCCTCTATGCCGGCCTGATGACGCGGGGAATCGGGGTGGAAATCATGGACCTGGGCGCGGCCTGCCGGACCTTTAATTTTCTTTCGGCCGAAGGCCGCCGGGTCGCGGCGGCACTGATTATTTAG
- the rpoS gene encoding RNA polymerase sigma factor RpoS produces the protein MQDEEYVDPEMEAEAAEEEEPTTEPVHAETEFDFDEIFDVTQIYLNEIGREELLTQVQERELAVRMRAGEFEARQILIERNLRLVVNIAKHYLNRGLTLLDLVEEGNLGLMHALEKFDPERGFRFSTYATWWIRQNIERAIMNQSRTIRLPVHVIKELNVYLRAQRHLEMHGCPEAGPEEIAHLTGKPVEDVRRVLALNDRVASLDAPLDIDPSLSIGEAIADENSEMPEEMLATAEIEHYVHEWLAELPEKHRWVIERRFGLNNQEIATLEELAEVLKVTRERVRQIQLEALQTLRKMLRRKGMSKDGLL, from the coding sequence ATGCAGGACGAAGAGTACGTCGATCCTGAAATGGAAGCGGAGGCGGCCGAGGAAGAAGAGCCGACCACCGAGCCGGTCCATGCCGAAACCGAATTCGATTTCGACGAGATCTTCGACGTCACCCAGATCTACCTGAACGAGATCGGCCGGGAGGAACTGCTCACCCAGGTTCAGGAGCGCGAGTTGGCGGTGCGCATGCGCGCTGGCGAATTCGAGGCCCGGCAGATCCTGATCGAGCGCAATCTGCGCCTCGTGGTGAACATCGCCAAGCATTACCTCAATCGCGGCCTGACCCTGCTCGATTTGGTCGAGGAGGGCAATCTGGGCCTCATGCATGCCCTGGAGAAGTTCGACCCCGAGCGCGGCTTCCGCTTTTCCACCTATGCCACCTGGTGGATCCGCCAGAACATCGAGCGCGCCATCATGAACCAGTCGCGCACCATCCGCCTGCCGGTGCACGTGATCAAGGAGCTCAACGTCTACCTGCGGGCCCAGCGCCATCTGGAGATGCACGGCTGTCCCGAGGCCGGGCCCGAGGAGATCGCCCACCTGACCGGCAAGCCGGTCGAGGATGTGCGCCGGGTGTTGGCCCTGAACGATCGGGTCGCCTCGCTCGACGCCCCGCTGGACATCGACCCCAGCCTGTCGATCGGCGAGGCGATCGCCGACGAGAACTCGGAGATGCCGGAAGAGATGCTGGCCACCGCCGAGATCGAACACTACGTCCACGAATGGCTGGCGGAACTGCCCGAAAAGCACCGCTGGGTGATCGAGCGCCGCTTCGGCCTCAACAACCAGGAGATCGCCACCCTGGAGGAACTGGCCGAGGTGCTCAAGGTCACCCGCGAGCGGGTGCGGCAAATCCAGCTGGAGGCCTTGCAGACCCTGCGCAAGATGCTGCGGCGCAAGGGCATGTCCAAGGACGGCCTGTTGTGA
- a CDS encoding pyridoxal phosphate-dependent aminotransferase: MRPLGKSAKLANVCYDIRGPVMARAKQLEEEGHRILKLNIGNLAPFGFDAPEEIVQDVIRNLPDAAGYCDSKGLFSARKAIMHETQRLGIKGVQIEDIYIGNGVSELIVMTMQAMLDIGDEVLLPAPDYPLWTAGVTLAGGTPRHYLCREEAGWLPDLDDIRAKITPKTKAIVVINPNNPTGALYPEPVLRELIEIAREHQLVICADEIYDKMVYDGAKHVPLASLADDLLFLTYNGLSKNYRSCGYRTGWVVLSGEKRHAQDFIEGLTMLASMRLCANVPAQHAIQTALGGYQSIYELVAPDGRLTRQRDLAWEMLNAIPGVSCVKPQATLYLFPRLDPKVYPIQDDQQFVLEMLEEEKVLVVQGSGFNWPSPDHFRVVFLPHEEVLREAIQRMERFLANYRKRHST, from the coding sequence ATGCGTCCGCTCGGCAAATCCGCGAAGCTCGCCAATGTCTGCTACGACATCCGGGGGCCGGTCATGGCGCGCGCCAAGCAGCTCGAGGAGGAGGGGCACCGCATCCTCAAGCTGAACATCGGCAACCTGGCGCCGTTCGGCTTCGATGCGCCGGAAGAGATCGTGCAGGACGTCATCCGCAACCTGCCGGACGCCGCCGGCTATTGCGATTCCAAGGGCCTGTTCTCGGCGCGCAAGGCGATCATGCACGAGACCCAGCGCCTGGGCATCAAGGGCGTGCAGATCGAGGACATCTACATCGGCAACGGCGTCTCCGAGCTGATCGTGATGACCATGCAGGCCATGCTCGATATCGGTGACGAGGTGCTGCTGCCAGCGCCCGATTACCCGCTCTGGACCGCCGGGGTGACGCTGGCCGGCGGCACGCCGCGCCACTATCTGTGCAGGGAGGAGGCGGGCTGGCTGCCGGACCTCGATGACATCCGCGCCAAGATCACGCCGAAGACCAAGGCCATCGTCGTGATCAACCCGAACAACCCGACCGGGGCGCTGTATCCGGAGCCGGTGCTGCGCGAGCTCATCGAGATCGCGCGCGAGCATCAACTGGTGATCTGCGCCGACGAGATCTACGACAAGATGGTCTACGACGGCGCCAAGCACGTGCCGCTCGCCTCGCTGGCCGACGACCTGCTGTTCCTCACCTACAACGGCCTGTCCAAGAACTACCGCTCCTGCGGCTACCGCACCGGCTGGGTGGTGCTGTCGGGCGAGAAGCGCCATGCCCAGGACTTCATCGAAGGCCTGACCATGCTGGCCTCGATGCGCCTGTGCGCCAACGTGCCGGCCCAGCATGCCATCCAGACCGCTCTCGGCGGCTACCAGAGCATTTACGAACTGGTGGCGCCGGACGGGCGGCTGACCCGTCAGCGCGATCTCGCCTGGGAGATGCTCAACGCCATCCCCGGCGTGTCCTGCGTCAAGCCGCAGGCCACCCTCTACCTTTTCCCCCGCCTCGACCCCAAGGTCTATCCCATCCAGGACGATCAGCAATTCGTCCTGGAGATGCTGGAAGAGGAGAAGGTGCTGGTGGTCCAGGGCAGCGGCTTCAACTGGCCGAGTCCCGACCACTTCCGCGTCGTGTTCCTGCCCCATGAAGAGGTGTTGCGCGAGGCCATCCAGCGCATGGAGCGCTTCCTTGCCAACTACCGCAAACGCCATTCGACCTGA
- a CDS encoding SpoIIE family protein phosphatase, giving the protein MSLPIDSAKTCRLYYNNAVQNEAAGILVRSKLFAIGQRLGFSDLKRQNMALVAAEMVSNQLKYAGGRGMIQVWEQPGPILDILALDYGPGIADLKLAQQDGYSSTNTLGKGLGSIQRLADEVHIFTQAASTERQGKVWTGTAVLARFGKGNGGTAGGRTNTGLFARALVDERFNGDRLYLQPTGSGLRWLHLDGLGHGQSAQSATANLANCLVEHDQPEAVLRTLHERLRESRGAVAILADLDLQSRQLALHGIGDMQAYVIEGDSMQRLSFGPGVLGKEYKQPLPQVIDLAAKATVITASDGIRRSWEEAMFPGLFHLHPQLIAYVLGNIMGRISDDQSLCVVRVP; this is encoded by the coding sequence ATGAGCCTGCCTATCGATAGCGCGAAGACCTGCCGTCTTTATTACAACAATGCCGTTCAAAACGAGGCCGCCGGCATCCTGGTCCGCTCCAAGCTGTTCGCCATTGGCCAACGCCTTGGTTTTAGCGATCTCAAGCGGCAGAACATGGCCCTGGTCGCGGCGGAGATGGTGAGCAACCAACTCAAATATGCCGGCGGCCGCGGCATGATCCAGGTCTGGGAGCAGCCGGGGCCCATCCTCGACATCCTGGCCCTCGACTATGGGCCGGGCATTGCCGACCTCAAGCTGGCGCAGCAGGACGGCTACTCCAGCACCAACACCCTGGGCAAGGGGCTGGGCAGCATCCAGCGCCTGGCCGATGAAGTCCATATTTTTACCCAGGCTGCCAGCACCGAACGACAAGGCAAGGTCTGGACCGGCACGGCGGTACTGGCCCGTTTTGGCAAGGGCAATGGCGGCACCGCCGGCGGCCGAACCAACACAGGTCTGTTCGCCCGGGCATTGGTCGACGAGCGTTTCAATGGCGATCGCCTCTATCTGCAGCCAACCGGGAGCGGTCTGCGCTGGCTGCATCTGGATGGCCTGGGTCATGGCCAGAGCGCCCAGTCGGCGACGGCCAATCTGGCTAACTGCCTCGTGGAACACGATCAGCCCGAGGCCGTGCTGCGAACCTTGCATGAGCGCCTGCGCGAATCGCGCGGGGCGGTGGCCATCCTGGCCGACCTCGATCTGCAGAGCCGGCAGCTGGCCCTGCATGGCATCGGCGACATGCAGGCCTATGTGATTGAAGGCGACAGCATGCAGCGGCTGTCTTTCGGACCTGGCGTGTTGGGCAAGGAATACAAGCAGCCTCTGCCGCAGGTGATCGATCTGGCCGCGAAGGCGACGGTGATCACCGCCAGCGATGGTATTCGGCGCAGCTGGGAGGAGGCCATGTTTCCTGGCCTGTTCCATCTGCACCCGCAGTTGATTGCCTATGTTTTGGGCAATATCATGGGCAGGATTTCCGACGATCAATCCTTGTGTGTCGTACGCGTGCCCTGA
- the nadC gene encoding carboxylating nicotinate-nucleotide diphosphorylase gives MDLSQSIAANVRAALDEDLGGPDFSNIRGDLTAQLIPADKTARARIITREDAVLAGQAWFEACFRALDPQAQIVWQAKDGDRVAAGQTLCEVSGQARALLSAERSALNFLQTLSGVATVTRRYVEAVAGTKARIYDTRKTLPGLRQALKYAVRCGGGVNHRVGLYDGILIKENHIAATGGIRPALERAFVLAPEGVFVQIEVETLSQLEEALACGVKLVLLDNFDLAGMREAVRLTAGRAQLEASGGVDLATVRAIAETGVDRISIGSLTKHLRAVDLSMRLLD, from the coding sequence ATGGATTTGAGCCAAAGCATCGCCGCCAACGTCCGCGCCGCTCTTGATGAAGATCTGGGAGGCCCGGATTTTTCAAACATCAGGGGCGACCTGACCGCCCAGCTGATTCCGGCCGACAAGACCGCCCGCGCCCGCATCATCACCCGGGAGGATGCCGTGCTCGCCGGCCAGGCCTGGTTCGAGGCCTGCTTTCGCGCCCTCGACCCGCAGGCGCAGATCGTCTGGCAGGCCAAGGACGGCGACCGGGTGGCGGCCGGCCAGACCCTGTGCGAGGTGAGCGGCCAGGCCCGCGCCCTGCTCTCGGCCGAGCGCTCGGCGCTGAACTTCCTGCAGACCCTGTCCGGCGTGGCCACGGTCACCCGCCGCTACGTCGAGGCCGTGGCCGGCACCAAGGCGCGCATCTACGACACCCGCAAGACCCTGCCCGGCCTGCGCCAGGCGCTGAAATATGCCGTGCGCTGCGGCGGCGGCGTAAACCACCGGGTCGGCCTCTACGACGGCATCCTGATCAAGGAAAATCACATCGCCGCGACCGGTGGCATCCGGCCCGCGCTGGAACGCGCCTTTGTCTTGGCGCCCGAGGGCGTGTTCGTGCAGATCGAGGTGGAAACCTTGAGCCAGTTGGAAGAGGCCCTGGCCTGCGGGGTGAAGCTGGTCCTGCTGGATAATTTCGACTTGGCGGGGATGCGCGAGGCGGTGCGGCTGACGGCCGGCCGCGCCCAGCTGGAGGCCTCGGGCGGGGTGGATCTGGCGACGGTGCGGGCCATCGCCGAAACCGGGGTGGACCGCATCTCCATCGGCAGCCTGACCAAGCACCTCAGGGCCGTCGATCTGTCGATGCGCCTGCTCGATTAA
- a CDS encoding homoserine dehydrogenase: MKPIHVGLLGLGTVGGGTLTVLRRNKEEIARRAGREIRVVQAAVRDLAKARAFAGEGLDLTTDPMAVVDNAEIDIVVELIGGIEPARSLVLKAIQNGKHVVTANKALIAKHGNEIFAAAQGRGVMVAFEAAVAGGIPIIKAIREGLSANRIQWLAGIINGTTNFILSEMRDKGLAFDTVLKEAQRLGYAEADPTFDVEGVDAAHKLAILSAIAFGVPMQFDAAYIEGISKLTREDIRYAEELGYRVKLLGITKRRDDGIELRVHPTLIPEKRLIANVNGAMNAVLVNGDAVGATLYYGKGAGAEPTASAVVADLVDVTRLHTADPHHRVPHLAFQPDQLTDLKVLPMDEVATSYYLRMRALDKPGVLADITRILADLNISIDAMLQKEPAEGEKQADIIILTHVALEKHVNAAIARIEALGSIDGRVTRIRLEELN; this comes from the coding sequence ATGAAACCCATCCATGTCGGCCTGCTCGGCCTCGGCACCGTCGGTGGCGGCACCCTTACCGTGCTGCGCCGCAACAAGGAAGAAATCGCCCGTCGTGCCGGGCGTGAGATTCGCGTGGTGCAGGCCGCCGTGCGCGACCTGGCCAAGGCCCGCGCCTTCGCCGGCGAGGGCCTGGACCTGACCACCGACCCGATGGCCGTGGTCGACAATGCCGAGATCGACATCGTGGTCGAGCTGATCGGCGGCATCGAGCCGGCGCGTAGCCTGGTGCTCAAGGCCATTCAGAACGGCAAGCACGTGGTCACCGCCAACAAGGCGCTGATCGCCAAGCACGGCAACGAGATCTTCGCCGCGGCGCAAGGCCGTGGCGTCATGGTCGCCTTCGAGGCGGCGGTGGCCGGCGGTATCCCCATCATCAAGGCCATCCGCGAGGGCCTGTCGGCCAACCGCATCCAGTGGCTGGCCGGCATCATCAACGGCACCACCAATTTCATCCTGTCCGAGATGCGCGACAAGGGCCTGGCCTTCGATACCGTGTTGAAGGAGGCCCAGCGCCTGGGCTATGCCGAGGCCGACCCGACCTTCGACGTCGAGGGCGTCGATGCCGCGCACAAGCTGGCCATCCTCTCCGCCATCGCCTTCGGCGTGCCCATGCAGTTCGACGCCGCCTACATCGAGGGCATCTCCAAGCTGACCCGCGAGGACATCCGCTACGCCGAGGAGCTGGGCTATCGGGTGAAGCTGCTCGGCATCACCAAGCGGCGCGACGACGGCATCGAGCTGCGCGTGCACCCGACCCTGATCCCGGAGAAGCGGCTGATCGCCAACGTCAACGGCGCCATGAACGCCGTGCTGGTCAACGGCGATGCCGTCGGCGCCACCCTGTATTACGGCAAGGGTGCCGGCGCCGAGCCGACCGCCTCGGCCGTGGTCGCCGACCTGGTCGACGTCACCCGCCTGCACACCGCCGACCCGCACCACCGCGTGCCGCACCTCGCCTTCCAGCCGGATCAGCTGACCGACCTCAAGGTGCTGCCGATGGACGAGGTCGCGACTTCTTACTACCTGCGCATGCGCGCCTTGGACAAGCCGGGCGTGCTGGCCGACATCACCCGCATCCTGGCCGACCTCAACATCTCGATCGACGCCATGCTGCAGAAGGAGCCGGCCGAGGGCGAGAAGCAAGCCGACATCATCATCCTGACCCATGTCGCGCTGGAGAAGCACGTCAACGCGGCCATCGCCAGGATCGAGGCCCTGGGCAGCATCGATGGCCGGGTCACCCGCATCCGTCTGGAAGAATTGAATTGA
- a CDS encoding STAS domain-containing protein, translating to MAKTKTSTILIEVLKLQIGSISDRIEHEGKTVLGGSDLLSHDEITDFCMEFLQLLIELLESKDPHDDSSPQFHALEIFFNNLSKQLLIRGGRVEDLVRYIQFMQHVLIEALGTAKNVSTQDTRAILVYLSGLFNEMILAVFRAYLDEKEKTIYAQEAELRETATPITEIWDGVLTLPIIGTLDSSRTMVIMEALLNRIAAEHAETVVMDLTGVKSIDSQVSHHLIQMVRAIQLMGSDAIVTGIRPEIARALTSLNIDLGNVTTRATLSDGLKEAFRRMNIQVVKA from the coding sequence ATGGCGAAGACCAAGACCAGCACCATTCTGATCGAGGTGCTGAAACTCCAGATCGGCAGCATCTCCGACCGGATCGAGCACGAAGGCAAGACCGTTCTCGGCGGCAGCGATTTGTTGAGCCACGACGAGATCACCGACTTCTGCATGGAGTTCCTGCAGTTGCTGATCGAGCTGCTGGAATCGAAAGACCCGCACGACGATTCCTCGCCCCAGTTCCACGCCCTGGAAATCTTCTTCAACAACCTGTCCAAGCAGCTCCTGATCCGCGGCGGCCGGGTCGAGGACCTGGTGCGCTACATCCAGTTCATGCAGCACGTGCTGATCGAAGCGCTGGGCACCGCCAAGAACGTCAGCACCCAGGACACCCGCGCCATCCTGGTCTATCTCTCCGGCCTGTTCAACGAGATGATCCTGGCGGTGTTCCGCGCCTATCTCGACGAGAAGGAAAAGACCATCTACGCTCAGGAGGCCGAACTGCGCGAGACCGCCACCCCGATCACCGAGATCTGGGACGGCGTGCTCACCCTGCCGATCATCGGCACCCTGGATTCGAGCCGCACCATGGTGATCATGGAGGCCCTGCTCAACCGCATCGCGGCCGAGCATGCCGAGACCGTGGTGATGGACCTGACCGGGGTGAAGAGCATCGACTCCCAGGTCTCGCATCATTTGATCCAGATGGTGCGGGCGATCCAGCTCATGGGCTCGGACGCCATCGTCACCGGCATCCGGCCCGAGATCGCCCGGGCGCTGACCAGCCTCAACATCGACCTGGGCAACGTCACCACCCGCGCCACCCTGTCCGACGGTCTGAAAGAGGCCTTCCGCCGCATGAACATCCAGGTCGTCAAGGCATGA
- a CDS encoding GGDEF domain-containing protein yields MELFKQNLAIEPDVQHFIRLSLSAIGELGGNPFSASLALVEVARRLRGAGAGSGYPLPVVLEVDGLDVRIRCETGHNITLAKLREDPNPRKVEQLSRKLQKSTEVTDPAFLLRRNQEMARYLDETRARTERELAELQASLDARQKELHETLRQAETDPLTGLCNRRAFDMRIEMAFRRAMRQHDEPLSLLLFDLDHFKEVNDHFGHQYGDAYLNKMAQAMLSVIRQDVDGAFRFGGDEFAMLLMADNVTACDKARQVLRSMAGKVSVGIASVDQDTPDGLTLEAFIHQADEALYQAKRAGRGRVICCPQNHLGCISECVIKATAT; encoded by the coding sequence GTGGAGCTTTTCAAACAAAACTTGGCGATCGAGCCGGATGTGCAGCATTTCATCCGGCTTTCGCTCTCGGCCATCGGCGAGCTGGGCGGTAACCCGTTCTCGGCGTCGCTCGCCCTGGTCGAAGTGGCTCGCCGTCTGCGCGGTGCCGGTGCCGGCAGCGGCTATCCCTTGCCGGTCGTGCTCGAGGTCGACGGCCTGGATGTGCGCATCCGCTGCGAAACCGGCCACAACATCACCCTGGCCAAACTGCGGGAAGACCCTAACCCGCGCAAGGTCGAGCAGCTTAGCCGCAAGCTACAGAAATCCACCGAAGTCACCGATCCCGCCTTCCTCTTGCGACGCAACCAGGAAATGGCCCGTTACTTGGATGAGACCCGCGCCCGCACCGAGCGCGAGCTGGCCGAGCTACAGGCATCGCTCGATGCCCGCCAGAAGGAATTGCATGAAACCTTACGCCAGGCCGAGACCGATCCCTTGACCGGCCTGTGCAACCGCCGTGCCTTCGACATGCGCATCGAAATGGCCTTCCGCCGGGCCATGCGTCAGCACGACGAGCCGCTCTCCCTGCTCTTGTTCGACCTCGATCATTTCAAGGAGGTCAACGACCACTTTGGCCATCAGTACGGCGATGCCTATTTGAACAAGATGGCCCAGGCGATGTTGAGCGTCATTCGCCAGGACGTCGACGGTGCCTTCCGCTTTGGCGGCGATGAGTTCGCCATGCTGCTCATGGCCGACAATGTCACCGCCTGCGACAAGGCGCGCCAGGTCCTGCGCAGCATGGCGGGCAAGGTCAGCGTCGGCATCGCCTCGGTCGATCAAGACACGCCGGACGGCTTGACATTGGAGGCCTTCATCCATCAGGCCGACGAGGCGCTGTATCAGGCCAAGCGGGCCGGCCGCGGCCGGGTCATCTGCTGTCCGCAAAATCATCTGGGCTGCATCAGCGAGTGCGTGATCAAAGCCACCGCGACATGA